A single genomic interval of Haloterrigena salifodinae harbors:
- the gcvPA gene encoding aminomethyl-transferring glycine dehydrogenase subunit GcvPA, translating into MHGTHTTGSPYAPHTEEDRSAMLEAVGAESVDDLFDIPDAVEFDGEFGIDVRSERETRQLVRTILGRNDDLTELLGRGHYGYYVPSLVDHLADRSEFLTSYTQYQPEISQGFLQALFEYQSLLVELTGLEVANCSMYDAATALGEAATLAERVRDTSGHRVLVPDLLLEGWRSTLENYVAGTDLEVEEYPTDDANVDLAALEELVDEECVMVYAENPTVRGAIEEGLESVGDLASDHDALFVLGSDPIALSLLQRPADVGADVVVGDASVLGLPTSYGMGLGLFATTDDYLRQVPGRLVGASEDATDRRAYTLTLQTREQHIRRERATSNICTNQAWVALRTAMHAAYLGPNGMVDLAECGVTRAEDLAERLDDIVGVKAPVHDRHHLREFVARVDQPAPAIASDLEKRGFAVHVVDEHELQVCVAGVPDERIDPFVAAFREVIR; encoded by the coding sequence ATGCACGGAACACACACCACGGGGAGCCCGTACGCTCCCCACACGGAGGAGGACCGCTCGGCGATGCTCGAGGCGGTCGGCGCCGAATCGGTCGACGACCTCTTCGACATTCCTGACGCCGTCGAGTTCGACGGGGAGTTCGGAATCGACGTGCGATCGGAACGGGAGACGAGGCAACTCGTCCGAACGATACTGGGACGCAACGACGACCTGACGGAGCTGCTCGGGCGGGGCCACTACGGCTACTACGTCCCGTCGCTGGTCGACCACCTCGCGGACCGCTCGGAGTTTCTCACGTCCTACACCCAGTACCAGCCCGAGATCTCGCAGGGGTTCTTACAGGCCCTGTTCGAGTACCAGTCGCTGCTGGTCGAGCTGACCGGCCTCGAGGTGGCTAACTGCTCGATGTACGACGCCGCGACGGCGCTGGGCGAGGCCGCCACGCTGGCCGAACGCGTCCGCGACACCAGCGGCCACCGCGTGCTCGTCCCGGATCTCTTACTCGAGGGATGGCGCTCGACGCTCGAGAACTACGTCGCCGGCACGGACCTCGAGGTCGAAGAGTATCCCACCGACGACGCCAACGTCGACCTCGCGGCCCTCGAGGAACTGGTCGACGAGGAGTGCGTCATGGTCTACGCCGAGAATCCGACCGTTCGGGGAGCGATTGAGGAGGGCCTCGAGTCGGTCGGCGACCTGGCGAGCGATCACGACGCCCTGTTCGTCCTCGGCTCGGACCCGATCGCGCTCTCGCTGTTGCAGCGGCCGGCGGACGTCGGCGCAGACGTCGTCGTCGGCGACGCGAGCGTGCTCGGACTGCCGACGAGCTACGGGATGGGACTGGGGCTGTTCGCCACGACGGACGACTACCTCCGACAGGTTCCCGGTCGACTGGTCGGCGCCAGCGAAGACGCGACCGACCGGCGGGCCTACACGCTCACCTTGCAGACCCGCGAACAGCACATCCGTCGCGAACGGGCGACGAGCAATATCTGTACCAACCAGGCATGGGTCGCGCTGCGAACCGCGATGCACGCCGCGTACCTGGGGCCGAACGGCATGGTCGACCTCGCCGAGTGCGGCGTCACCCGCGCCGAGGATCTCGCCGAGCGCCTCGACGACATCGTCGGCGTCAAAGCGCCGGTCCACGACCGACACCACCTCCGTGAGTTCGTCGCCCGCGTCGACCAGCCCGCGCCGGCGATCGCGAGCGACCTCGAGAAGCGCGGCTTCGCGGTCCACGTCGTCGACGA
- a CDS encoding DUF2270 domain-containing protein, whose amino-acid sequence MVDERDDAEATEPGDRKRPLNDADERNERTGRDSPLGREDQEIGAAVASESEFLLDVLPHFYRGEVSQANSAQDRIDRTTDWAITLLAAVLSIVFSSRNMPAFLLLIGIFVLSIFLFFEVRRYQFYDHWRARVRFVQENVFANALEPTGVEHPAWREELSDDLRNPTFKVSTREALSRRIRRVYGLLFAVAGVGWAFKITLFTPEQQWVEAAELPGIPGSAVAALLAVFFACVIAIALWPGGRQAKGEIHGVEPGDWKND is encoded by the coding sequence ATGGTCGACGAACGCGACGACGCCGAGGCGACCGAACCCGGCGATCGAAAACGCCCCCTCAATGATGCGGACGAGAGGAACGAACGCACCGGCCGAGACAGTCCGCTCGGTCGCGAAGATCAGGAGATCGGCGCGGCGGTCGCAAGCGAATCCGAGTTCCTGCTCGACGTCCTGCCACACTTCTACCGCGGCGAGGTCAGCCAGGCCAACAGCGCGCAGGATCGGATCGACCGGACGACCGACTGGGCGATCACGCTGCTCGCCGCCGTGCTGTCGATTGTCTTCTCGAGTCGGAACATGCCCGCGTTCCTGCTCCTGATTGGGATCTTCGTCCTGTCGATCTTCCTGTTCTTCGAGGTGCGTCGCTACCAGTTCTACGACCACTGGCGCGCCCGCGTCCGCTTCGTCCAGGAGAACGTGTTCGCGAACGCGTTAGAACCGACCGGGGTCGAACACCCTGCCTGGCGCGAGGAGCTGAGCGACGACCTCCGGAACCCCACCTTCAAGGTCTCGACTCGAGAGGCGCTCTCCCGCCGGATACGGCGCGTGTACGGACTCCTCTTCGCGGTGGCCGGCGTCGGCTGGGCGTTCAAGATCACGCTGTTCACCCCGGAACAGCAGTGGGTGGAAGCCGCCGAACTGCCGGGGATCCCCGGTTCGGCCGTGGCGGCACTGCTCGCCGTCTTCTTCGCGTGCGTAATCGCGATCGCTCTGTGGCCAGGGGGACGGCAAGCGAAAGGCGAGATACATGGCGTCGAGCCGGGCGACTGGAAAAACGACTGA